In Pieris napi chromosome 8, ilPieNapi1.2, whole genome shotgun sequence, the genomic stretch tatttgttacagaaaaagaaaatgaagTTCAAGACGGCAGCCCAGATGGGCAAGCTCTGACCGTTCAAGAAGTATCTTGTCCGGTGGAGACCACCTGTAGTGTATGTGATGAACAGCACATGTGCAGTTATCTAGCAATAGTTGATGATAAACAACAATATTTCTGCTCGAAATCCTGTGTACGATCTTTTCAACAATCATTTAACGAATCTACCGTATGCATATTGCAGGACAAATTTCTCATAGATGAAATAGTCCCTAAAGAACACACTTGCTCAGAATGTGAAGAACAAAAAATTTGCTATTTCTACTACAAGTATGAAGGGGATGATACATACTATTGCTCCTTGGCATGCCTGCACAGTATGATGGCCGACGAAgtagaaaaatattcatttaagaGACAGAAAATATTGTTGGATGAGAAAAAAAATGAGAATGTCGAATGCATAAATTGTCAAAATGTTGGAACTTGCGAGTTTTCGGCGACTCGGTATGGGGAAGCGATGTATTTGTGTTCGTCACAATGCTTGAAAAACTTTAACAAACTTGAGAACGGACGATATTCCATTAATAAAACGGCACAAGTCACACGCGCTAACCCCCCCCTGTTAAAGTTAAAAGTTATCAGTAATGCAACGGACAAATATTTAGGTGAGGCATACAAGATACAGGCCAAAACTCCGGCTTCTTTACAGACCGCTAGAGAAGAGAGAGATAGAACATTCCTCAGAATATGCaggaattgttttaaaatactaaacgACAAAATGTTGACTTGGGAAACGATGGACTTCTGTAATAAAGTGTGTTTAGGTCGACATCAGAATAAAATTGGCTCGAAATGTGCGTATTGTAAAAATTCGGTTCCTCACCCGAGTCTAGGGAAGTATTGTGTTAGGTTTGGTTATGATATACGTCAGTTTTGTAATTCACGATGCTTGGAAGAgtttaaaaaaggtttaaagATATGTTGCTACTGTCAGCGGGACATATCGGTGGGGCACGAAGGTTTTCTGGCTCCCGTGGGAGATAAGGGGCAATTTAAGGATTTCTGCAGTCAGCATTGTATGGAAAAGTTTGATCAGATGAGTAAAAATGTGTCGCCTCAACCGGTTTTTGCTAAATGTGCTGTGTGTTCGTTGGAAAAGGCGACCACAATAGAAGTCGAAGATACAAATAGTGCCTGTCAGAGATTGTGCTCTGATCCCTGTTTTGCAGCCTTCAAGTTTgtcaacaattttttaccaggtattttcttattctttttatctaattttgtattgtatttttctataaaacacaattagggtctgtttcacaatgtacggataagttccacataagttccaaattaggtatttattacttattggtaggataaacactattgttgcgtttcacgactgtctgATAgtgctattcgtcacataaagtccatcataagttatgagtccgatgaatatcaaatagcacaatttatcttccaaataatttatgtgttgcatagctattggGTACTTTAatcatacattgtgaaacagacccttaatcttattaaaatggttatattataagatagCTTCAATAAATTGACTATATAAGACGCAAATAATTTTCCAATTAGAACCCTTTCTTGACATTGATTTAGAGTTATCGTCTTTAACTTATCAGGGTAGCTATCAAAaggatttttttgaagttatactttaggcgcgttatgaaaaattgatgaaattttacgatgcgcgcgcaccgtgactcaaaattaacagaatgatgttgcccacggaagatgctacggcattggacataatttaaaaagaacattcgaataataatagaatttatgtataataataaatatttatttatttaatttttcaaatgtaaactgaactttattgactataatgacttgaattattttttttttaatctgcaCATTTTTCATGAATGCTCCTGTAACCTGTTACTAGCTGATAATGTTGTTTGTAATGAAAGCTTTTGAAttggttcagtagtttagggtatattcattacaaacaaaatcaGTCCTCTTTTATATGGTAATgacaaaaaacataaatattaaatgtattttcagATCAGTGCCGATGGTGTAAAAAGTACTTTGAGCGAAatgtaaataagaaatatttcacAATATACGATGACAGTACACCCATCCCTTTCTGTTCGAAGTCTTGTATcaacatatatattagtaaTTCCCGACATATAGTACCATGCAATTGGTGTAAAGtgaagaaatataattttgacatGATCCAATGGTCACACGACAACCAAACAATTATGATGTGCTCACTCAGCTGTTTGAATTTGTATGAGGTGTCTGTTAATGCGGTGTCTTCAAGGaggtttgtttaatttttgatatatCCAAAAAGCATGGAAAAAATTGTTGTCAAAGTATTTACTTTAGAATAAGGGAAATTGGATCACTTCTGTTGCTATAAGAGGTTAATCGAACGCGGCGCAATCATGGGTCCAATTACCGACCTGACCCACGTGcgtataaacatatataatactagcagaccgtccaagcgttgctgtggctaaggtttttgtgatattacatagtaggaaactattcaaggaaaacggtaggagaacttatgtgaaacgttagtacttttaacacagcgccatctgttagaattgtatcaaataataaaaaatatatttgcaataaaataatattgcggttataaattgagatgttaggtatcctatcttttaaataagatcaaactgcacacggtgtgcaaatttgattgatatcggttcggtagtttaggagtccatagcggacaaacaacttgacacgtaatttatatatattaagatattccTTTAATGAGCTATTTCACGCCTGCGCAGAAATGTATCTGACTAGTTTGTTAATTACCAGTGTagtatatatgtcgcagccaactagcataagtagccgttcaattaacagcctagccttttaactaaacggcgccgtttaactagcggcctgaaagatgttcAGCCAGTTGATCGGTGACGttcattacttgcctagccagttgactgttaatttaaatttaattccactttctgccactCTCAAACTCGAGACGAAACTCTTCAGTGTCAATATATAAACCACAACTTTGATGGTGTTTTACAAAGTTTCATGAAAAACAACAAGTGCAATAGAAGAGTGTAATGACAATAATTGAATTTGACtcaagcaatttaattttaaaacacatattttttatgtcatatgttttttttttatttctgccaaTTAATGGCTCTATCGTatggcctaagcattagccagccagtttattaaatgttgtaacaaacgcaaCGGCTCAATATCTTttaggccgctagttaaacggcgaagtttagttaaaaggctagacTGGTAATTGAACGGCtgattaagctagttggctgctacatatacatatgattgataattaaatgatggtaatgtaaaaaatgaatatcttagtgttttttaatatataattttaaataaagaattatttcAGGAAAAAGTGTGACATGTGCAAACGTGTCGCGCTAGCGCAGTATCACTTGACAATGTCCGATGCTACTGTTCGGAATTTCTGTACATACCAATGTGTTATAAGTTTCCAGGTAAGTTCCTTACAATTCCTGGATATTATTTCTTGTTGGAAAACAACTAaacttattaagaaaaaacagGGAAGCAAATGTGAAAATCAGTTTGTGTGTACCCATATACATTGTTACATATTGAGTTTATCGACTGTCTCTATGACAAATCTAGACTTAAAAGGCTATCTGTCTCGATAATAGAACTACTAGCTcaggaaattatttaaaacgatGGGAATATTTGTTTCcgaaaattactttaataacctaagtaaaaatacttaattctTATGTAAACTTGAATATTCTATGTTTAGTACATCGAACATTAATTACACACCTAAGAAATAGATAATGacgagaaaatattattacgtctAATTTAGGATTATTgccattaaattaataattgttttcaaggttagaaatatatttttctcattATAGTATATtgaagattaaaataatattacaggGTCAATATAAGGAGGCTGTACCAATGATCAGTGAACATGGTGATGCACAAGCTGTTCCCACTGGTACACCGAGGCGGTCTTATTCAACTAAAGTTACCGGTATGTTCTACTCtttattctataatatatttttaaaacgagCAGGAGGCTCTTGATTTTAAGTGACACCCATGGACACACTGCTAGTAGGCTCGTGAGTGCGTAGCCGGCCATTTGGGAATGGTCCGTATGGTcattttttgaaggaccctaagttatACTGGTTCAGAAGTAGACGGACAGTTGGTGGTCTAATAACTAATAGTCATATATTGGTGGTGCGTCTaataactagggttgcctgaaaGAAATCgtttgttagcgataaggccgcccgttgcctaataacttatgtaacctacttactttgtggtatttttctatatgtataattatgtgtattatggcaatgaagtgtaaataaataaaaaataaaactgttaattttgaatatcaTAATGTAAGTAAACggaagttattttttttaaatattcgagTTAATTTTACACTAAGACAGAcacaatttgtttatttactaCGATCTTAAAATTTACACCATTTTTTTATGgtactaatttttaataaatttaaagtaatttttacgtATGTTCCTCTTGTTATacgaataatttatatttaccttACAGCGCAAACGAAAGCCCAAACCCGTTCCACATCGGGCATGCCCGTAATTTCGAACGTACAATCTTTGGCCACCCCCCCACTTGTTCCCACATCAACAAGGGCGAAATCAAAACGTCTCCAACAAATACAGGCGCCAGAGCCGGAACCGCCTGCCATTCCTAAAACACCACCTCCGCCCCCCAAACCTCCTACTCCACCCCCTCCACCGCCCCCCAAAATATTCAATCATGTAATTGTCAAAACGTTGCCCCCCCACGAAGTAGCCAATAAAGGTACTATGGCAAAACCTATGATGGTTTCAAAGGGTATTTCCTGCCGCCCTCATCCCTGTACTAAAGAATGTCAAACAGATTCTAGTCTAGAACGAAAAGTACTCATTCCAGTCCCTGTCCCGATATACGTCCCTGTTCCATGTGTTATGTGGTCTTTACCATTCCCTGTCCCTGTACCCATTCCTCTACCCATACCCACTCCGGTATTTATACCAACGACGAGGAATTCGGCTAAGGGTATCATGAAAGAGATTAATAAGATTCACGATAAAATGCCAACTGATCCGTTTGAGGCCGAATTACTGATGATGGCGGAAATGGTGGCTGGTGATAAGAAAAAGGATCAGAGTGATTCGGATACAGATGAGGAGAACGGTGAGTTAATTACTAGATTAATTAGagtttgacgactcattggtctagtggttagtacccctgactgcgaatccatgggtcccgggttcgattcccggctgagacgaacatcgatgtgatgagcatttggagttgtgcttaggtcttgagtgtttaaatatgtatttatatgtctatctataatatgcatgtatatccgttgcctagtacccataacacaagcttcaccagcttagcatgggactaggtcaattggtgtgaattgtctttaaaaaaaaatatatattaacttaagtaattaaattatttatagttattcGTAGAGATTACAAGaacaaaaattaagttaaaaagttGAATGTTTCATGAATGTAGAAAAAACATAAagctatttaatttgttttcagAAGGTTTTAGTCCAGTTGCTGGTATCGATGGGAACAACGCGTTCGGTGAAGACGTGCTTCAAATGGCGTTAAAAATGGCGACGGAGTATGAAGAACAACCCGTTGATCTAGAGTCCGCCATGACAGCTAATACTATCACACCGAGCTCACATCCCGGCATGCCAGgtaaaatacttttcaaaattgttatacatttaaatttatcaagatattacatttttataaatgaaaattttccaaaataaataagtaaaacactacttaaaattgttatgcatttaaatttatcaagatattaaatttttataaatgaaaattttccaaaataaataagtgaaaCACTACTGAAAATTGTTatgcatttaaatttatcaagatattaaatttttataaatgaaaattttccaaaataaataagtgaaaCACTACTTAAAATTGTTatgcatttaaatttatcaagatattaaatttttataaatgaaaattttccaaaataaataagtgaaaCACTACTTAAAATTGTTatgcatttaaatttatcaagatattacatttttataaatgaaaattttccaaaataaataagtgaaaCACTACTTAAAATTGTTatgcatttaaatttatcaagatattaaatttttataaatgaaaattttccaaaataaataagtgaaaCACTACTTAAAATTGTTatgcatttaaatttatcaagatattaaatttttataaatgaaaattttccaaaataaataagtaaaacactacttaaaattgttatgcatttaagtatattaagatattaaatttttataaatgaaaattttccAAAATAAATGAGTAAAACACTACTTAAAATTGTTatgcatttaaatttatcaagatattaaatttttataaatgaaaattttccaaaataaataagtaaaacacaacttaaatttattaaaatactagctgacctggctaacttcgttccgccctacaaccttataatatcgttgttactttaatttaacttattttaggatttcattaatgttaagtattacattaatacaacttttttgcaaatacaaaaatgttttattgcttgccattgcgaaagaataatggcagttttacacataaggcatcttctctctagcgtcaatatggcgatactgcatgttaagcactttctgatatccaacatcttttgatcaggatcaaagcatggttatgcatctcctcattcacctcaagatcggaatttcttgaactgacacgaattcgacgtaaattGATGcatagttttgtcaacagatggcaccatatggtttttgcattcgtaaaattaattaattaatttattgttattcgataacttatccgatattttattgcttattctgctattcgggacggaaacaaatccaacaaatcaaaaaccatggcaatcggtccagccgttctcgagttataagtgttgtaacaaacacgactttcttttatatatatagatgttatacatatataaaaatttgcaaaaataaataaacccttgaaattatatatttactcaGTTTATTGCTCTTTATTATCAACTCGTAAAATGAATATAGAGATCGTGCTTCAATGGATGTTAAGTATTTTACTGACATTTTTAGTATCTGTTATAACCAGTGCTATATTGAGCCAGTACAGgctcttaattaattaatatggaTTATTGCTTGTGAAAATTATGATCTAATGGTATAAGAATTCGTATGTATTTTGCTTTgtcaatataattatacatttttatctgTACTACAACATTCATACAACTGTTATAAAAGCCGTTTAGAatgtataagaaaatatagataaaaactttaaaccATTTTTTCAATAACGTGTAAATAGTTCAAAGTTTCACTAATACATACAATACGTTGTGAATACGAAcctaaatattactttttgatATACAAGTGTCATAATTAGCGCTAACTCACGATTCTATGTCTTTCCGTGAAAGGTatcataaattaatcaaataaacacTTGTACTCAACATTTTGGTCTGATGCGCATTAAGTTGGAATATCTTATCTGGAATTCATCGTAGTATGGGTCGCACACTTTTGCGCTTAATAACTCTAAAATAACGGCGTATGTCACATTCTTCGTAAAAATCAGCCGCCACAATCAAGATGGCTTGGAAAACATTATCCGGCAACCCACAGGCTTGGAAGGCGAAGGCATGCACCACCATCACATGATGGTGTTGGAGCAGCAGCGAGCCGTGGCAGCCCTTAGGGCGTCGCAGCCGGCCCGCAAGCGAGCCCCGCCGGCCCCTCCTCCGCGGCCTTCGCGTTCTTCCAAACGGAGGAGGGAACCCGCCCCACCAGCACCAGAGCCCCCGAGGGAACCCGCGGAGAAGCCCGACGCTAATATGTGCCTTAAGGTATATCTTACacaatattaagtatttatttatttgctcggAGTATTATAGTAACTACAGGTTTCCTtttagggggcgtccataaattacgtgaggtgtttaagggggggagggggtcgagtcaaatctcatttaatcttacgttggagagagggggggttcactcggcaaatatcacgcaattttttttctgattgaaaataaaaactttgatagaaaaaaaaactctgcaacttcccgctaactccatatctaaacgctcaacatttcacttattttgttttagtcgtaaataaaagcacgaagcaatttttttttctttttacaataacaatccaacgcgtTTACGTTGTGATGTCGTGAGATTACAGAGGAGGATTACAGGattacataaattacgtgaggtgttttttttaatttctgtacagggaggtacagaaaatttaaaaaaacacctcacgtaatttatggacgcccccttataAATAGACTATTTagcatatatttttcaatccCTGAGAACAGTGAACTGAAAAAACAAACTAgtaaacaaatttttgtatcatattttagttatactAACTATAACATAACTGTAaagtatttgtatgaaaaatcttagtttaataaatttttcttttctgtcttataaaattagacaaactcaaattaattttctttcgaaataaataatttatatgatgAATGGTTTCCACACACATGGTTATAcacaaaatgtatattttttagtatacatTTGGCGTGAACGCGTGGAAACAATGGGTGATGACAAAGAACGCTGAAATCGAGAAAAGTTCTATTAGAAGAAAACCTTTT encodes the following:
- the LOC125051600 gene encoding zinc finger MYM-type protein 3 isoform X1, coding for MDEKEEVAESSSEVEKDASTEETQKVDDLKKETDKGPEKSDDKTYTVSDLENDEPYSKSIESNDSNDIQSTVHNKHNEVVKSDDIQSTVPNTDEKVVESDDILRPVPNKFDELIESDDCRNAVANICDEHIKSDDFQNVVANKCDGSIKSDDSQISEPICTGDSQSSDPIASEGQISEPISNSESKPDEPNVIVDKGEDPIPKEESIPSDEPIPIEGVNSPSICENIQDQDSEPEKKVSEESKITDESDINKVESEQNVEENDKDELKEIVNEISEKDLESAGPSTEDTNQDIDETNLDSLTEVSETSQDKVQKPQFETAPNVSIDDSQDDHTEALDPFDALLKDTNDPPAETSTQTVDASVNIDDDDDHNVDNHIETVDGEDDHQPDDSDHAEPGADEEVCLLPDTEREISEADKQEAEKALAEKRRQAEAEAMATQPKEESGPESHPETCEETSQNNDTTKTAEATVDGNENHAEKENEVQDGSPDGQALTVQEVSCPVETTCSVCDEQHMCSYLAIVDDKQQYFCSKSCVRSFQQSFNESTVCILQDKFLIDEIVPKEHTCSECEEQKICYFYYKYEGDDTYYCSLACLHSMMADEVEKYSFKRQKILLDEKKNENVECINCQNVGTCEFSATRYGEAMYLCSSQCLKNFNKLENGRYSINKTAQVTRANPPLLKLKVISNATDKYLGEAYKIQAKTPASLQTAREERDRTFLRICRNCFKILNDKMLTWETMDFCNKVCLGRHQNKIGSKCAYCKNSVPHPSLGKYCVRFGYDIRQFCNSRCLEEFKKGLKICCYCQRDISVGHEGFLAPVGDKGQFKDFCSQHCMEKFDQMSKNVSPQPVFAKCAVCSLEKATTIEVEDTNSACQRLCSDPCFAAFKFVNNFLPDQCRWCKKYFERNVNKKYFTIYDDSTPIPFCSKSCINIYISNSRHIVPCNWCKVKKYNFDMIQWSHDNQTIMMCSLSCLNLYEVSVNAVSSRRKKCDMCKRVALAQYHLTMSDATVRNFCTYQCVISFQGQYKEAVPMISEHGDAQAVPTGTPRRSYSTKVTAQTKAQTRSTSGMPVISNVQSLATPPLVPTSTRAKSKRLQQIQAPEPEPPAIPKTPPPPPKPPTPPPPPPPKIFNHVIVKTLPPHEVANKGTMAKPMMVSKGISCRPHPCTKECQTDSSLERKVLIPVPVPIYVPVPCVMWSLPFPVPVPIPLPIPTPVFIPTTRNSAKGIMKEINKIHDKMPTDPFEAELLMMAEMVAGDKKKDQSDSDTDEENEGFSPVAGIDGNNAFGEDVLQMALKMATEYEEQPVDLESAMTANTITPSSHPGMPGLEGEGMHHHHMMVLEQQRAVAALRASQPARKRAPPAPPPRPSRSSKRRREPAPPAPEPPREPAEKPDANMCLKYTFGVNAWKQWVMTKNAEIEKSSIRRKPFKSEILQLTADELNYSLCLFVKEVRKPNGSEYAPDTIYYLVLGIQQYLFENGRIDNIFTDPYYEKFTDCLDEVARKFSVLYNDSQYIVTRVEEEHLWESKQLGAHSPHVLLSTLMFFNTKHFNLVTVDEHMQLSFSHIMKHWKRNPNQPGQAKIPGARNVLLRFYPPQSALEANSRKKKVYEQQENEENPLRCPVKLYEFYISKCPESVRTRNDVFYLQPERSCVPDSPVWYSTQPLSRHALAKMLHRVKMVKEINIALLTS
- the LOC125051600 gene encoding zinc finger MYM-type protein 4 isoform X2 is translated as MDEKEEVAESSSEVEKDASTEETQKVDDLKKETDKGPEKSDDKTYTVSDLENDEPYSKSIESNDSNDIQSTVHNKHNEVVKSDDIQSTVPNTDEKVVESDDILRPVPNKFDELIESDDCRNAVANICDEHIKSDDFQNVVANKCDGSIKSDDSQISEPICTGDSQSSDPIASEGQISEPISNSESKPDEPNVIVDKGEDPIPKEESIPSDEPIPIEGVNSPSICENIQDQDSEPEKKVSEESKITDESDINKVESEQNVEENDKDELKEIVNEISEKDLESAGPSTEDTNQDIDETNLDSLTEVSETSQDKVQKPQFETAPNVSIDDSQDDHTEALDPFDALLKDTNDPPAETSTQTVDASVNIDDDDDHNVDNHIETVDGEDDHQPDDSDHAEPGADEEVCLLPDTEREISEADKQEAEKALAEKRRQAEAEAMATQPKEESGPESHPETCEETSQNNDTTKTAEATVDGNENHAEKENEVQDGSPDGQALTVQEVSCPVETTCSVCDEQHMCSYLAIVDDKQQYFCSKSCVRSFQQSFNESTVCILQDKFLIDEIVPKEHTCSECEEQKICYFYYKYEGDDTYYCSLACLHSMMADEVEKYSFKRQKILLDEKKNENVECINCQNVGTCEFSATRYGEAMYLCSSQCLKNFNKLENGRYSINKTAQVTRANPPLLKLKVISNATDKYLGEAYKIQAKTPASLQTAREERDRTFLRICRNCFKILNDKMLTWETMDFCNKVCLGRHQNKIGSKCAYCKNSVPHPSLGKYCVRFGYDIRQFCNSRCLEEFKKGLKICCYCQRDISVGHEGFLAPVGDKGQFKDFCSQHCMEKFDQMSKNVSPQPVFAKCAVCSLEKATTIEVEDTNSACQRLCSDPCFAAFKFVNNFLPDQCRWCKKYFERNVNKKYFTIYDDSTPIPFCSKSCINIYISNSRHIVPCNWCKVKKYNFDMIQWSHDNQTIMMCSLSCLNLYEVSVNAVSSRRKKCDMCKRVALAQYHLTMSDATVRNFCTYQCVISFQGQYKEAVPMISEHGDAQAVPTGTPRRSYSTKVTAQTKAQTRSTSGMPVISNVQSLATPPLVPTSTRAKSKRLQQIQAPEPEPPAIPKTPPPPPKPPTPPPPPPPKIFNHVIVKTLPPHEVANKGTMAKPMMVSKGISCRPHPCTKECQTDSSLERKVLIPVPVPIYVPVPCVMWSLPFPVPVPIPLPIPTPVFIPTTRNSAKGIMKEINKIHDKMPTDPFEAELLMMAEMVAGDKKKDQSDSDTDEENGFSPVAGIDGNNAFGEDVLQMALKMATEYEEQPVDLESAMTANTITPSSHPGMPGLEGEGMHHHHMMVLEQQRAVAALRASQPARKRAPPAPPPRPSRSSKRRREPAPPAPEPPREPAEKPDANMCLKYTFGVNAWKQWVMTKNAEIEKSSIRRKPFKSEILQLTADELNYSLCLFVKEVRKPNGSEYAPDTIYYLVLGIQQYLFENGRIDNIFTDPYYEKFTDCLDEVARKFSVLYNDSQYIVTRVEEEHLWESKQLGAHSPHVLLSTLMFFNTKHFNLVTVDEHMQLSFSHIMKHWKRNPNQPGQAKIPGARNVLLRFYPPQSALEANSRKKKVYEQQENEENPLRCPVKLYEFYISKCPESVRTRNDVFYLQPERSCVPDSPVWYSTQPLSRHALAKMLHRVKMVKEINIALLTS
- the LOC125051600 gene encoding zinc finger MYM-type protein 3 isoform X3, with the translated sequence MDEKEEVAESSSEVEKDASTEETQKVDDLKKETDKGPEKSDDKTYTVSDLENDEPYSKSIESNDSNDIQSTVHNKHNEVVKSDDIQSTVPNTDEKVVESDDILRPVPNKFDELIESDDCRNAVANICDEHIKSDDFQNVVANKCDGSIKSDDSQISEPICTGDSQSSDPIASEGQISEPISNSESKPDEPNVIVDKGEDPIPKEESIPSDEPIPIEGVNSPSICENIQDQDSEPEKKVSEESKITDESDINKVESEQNVEENDKDELKEIVNEISEKDLESAGPSTEDTNQDIDETNLDSLTEVSETSQDKVQKPQFETAPNVSIDDSQDDHTEALDPFDALLKDTNDPPAETSTQTVDASVNIDDDDDHNVDNHIETVDGEDDHQPDHAEPGADEEVCLLPDTEREISEADKQEAEKALAEKRRQAEAEAMATQPKEESGPESHPETCEETSQNNDTTKTAEATVDGNENHAEKENEVQDGSPDGQALTVQEVSCPVETTCSVCDEQHMCSYLAIVDDKQQYFCSKSCVRSFQQSFNESTVCILQDKFLIDEIVPKEHTCSECEEQKICYFYYKYEGDDTYYCSLACLHSMMADEVEKYSFKRQKILLDEKKNENVECINCQNVGTCEFSATRYGEAMYLCSSQCLKNFNKLENGRYSINKTAQVTRANPPLLKLKVISNATDKYLGEAYKIQAKTPASLQTAREERDRTFLRICRNCFKILNDKMLTWETMDFCNKVCLGRHQNKIGSKCAYCKNSVPHPSLGKYCVRFGYDIRQFCNSRCLEEFKKGLKICCYCQRDISVGHEGFLAPVGDKGQFKDFCSQHCMEKFDQMSKNVSPQPVFAKCAVCSLEKATTIEVEDTNSACQRLCSDPCFAAFKFVNNFLPDQCRWCKKYFERNVNKKYFTIYDDSTPIPFCSKSCINIYISNSRHIVPCNWCKVKKYNFDMIQWSHDNQTIMMCSLSCLNLYEVSVNAVSSRRKKCDMCKRVALAQYHLTMSDATVRNFCTYQCVISFQGQYKEAVPMISEHGDAQAVPTGTPRRSYSTKVTAQTKAQTRSTSGMPVISNVQSLATPPLVPTSTRAKSKRLQQIQAPEPEPPAIPKTPPPPPKPPTPPPPPPPKIFNHVIVKTLPPHEVANKGTMAKPMMVSKGISCRPHPCTKECQTDSSLERKVLIPVPVPIYVPVPCVMWSLPFPVPVPIPLPIPTPVFIPTTRNSAKGIMKEINKIHDKMPTDPFEAELLMMAEMVAGDKKKDQSDSDTDEENEGFSPVAGIDGNNAFGEDVLQMALKMATEYEEQPVDLESAMTANTITPSSHPGMPGLEGEGMHHHHMMVLEQQRAVAALRASQPARKRAPPAPPPRPSRSSKRRREPAPPAPEPPREPAEKPDANMCLKYTFGVNAWKQWVMTKNAEIEKSSIRRKPFKSEILQLTADELNYSLCLFVKEVRKPNGSEYAPDTIYYLVLGIQQYLFENGRIDNIFTDPYYEKFTDCLDEVARKFSVLYNDSQYIVTRVEEEHLWESKQLGAHSPHVLLSTLMFFNTKHFNLVTVDEHMQLSFSHIMKHWKRNPNQPGQAKIPGARNVLLRFYPPQSALEANSRKKKVYEQQENEENPLRCPVKLYEFYISKCPESVRTRNDVFYLQPERSCVPDSPVWYSTQPLSRHALAKMLHRVKMVKEINIALLTS